The Sporomusaceae bacterium FL31 genome contains a region encoding:
- a CDS encoding transporter, with amino-acid sequence MLSSGYLKVILSMLIWGSVGVFVRIADQSAPVIVFFRVATGALAIGLYLLLKQQPIQIKGRLKLALLSGVALSLNWLFFFKAIQTTTIGNAVLTYYLSPLFAIIWANFFLKEHLERRALFALALAGLGIFFMLSSYEFSLTSNDFLGILFGLTGALFYSSLVVMVKAMGEVDTNSLVLVQMGVASLIFLPFVWLEPPVLTMTSLTAMLTMGLLHSALALGIYFSGLKTVKIQHASVLSYIDPVSSLCFAYLFFAEIPTLFTAIGGGLILIASYLVVTKR; translated from the coding sequence ATGTTATCTTCCGGTTATCTTAAAGTGATTTTGTCCATGCTAATTTGGGGCAGTGTCGGAGTTTTTGTCCGAATAGCCGACCAAAGCGCACCTGTCATTGTCTTTTTCCGAGTAGCGACCGGGGCTCTTGCTATTGGCCTGTATTTATTGCTGAAGCAGCAGCCAATTCAGATAAAAGGCCGGCTCAAGCTGGCACTGTTAAGCGGCGTTGCTTTATCATTAAACTGGCTGTTCTTTTTCAAAGCCATCCAAACCACCACCATTGGCAACGCTGTACTCACCTATTATTTATCACCTTTATTTGCAATTATCTGGGCGAACTTCTTTTTAAAAGAGCATTTAGAACGCCGTGCTTTGTTTGCCTTAGCATTAGCTGGCCTAGGCATTTTTTTTATGCTCTCCAGTTACGAATTTTCACTGACTAGTAATGACTTCCTCGGCATCTTATTTGGCTTAACCGGAGCATTATTTTATTCTTCTCTGGTTGTTATGGTCAAAGCCATGGGTGAAGTGGATACCAATAGTCTGGTTTTGGTGCAAATGGGAGTAGCATCACTCATTTTTCTACCCTTTGTATGGTTAGAGCCTCCTGTACTTACCATGACTTCGCTAACGGCCATGCTGACCATGGGTCTGCTTCACTCGGCACTGGCCTTAGGGATTTATTTTAGCGGCTTAAAAACAGTAAAAATTCAACACGCCAGTGTATTATCCTACATCGACCCTGTAAGCTCTTTATGCTTTGCTTACTTATTCTTCGCTGAAATCCCTACCCTGTTTACAGCCATTGGAGGCGGGTTAATTTTGATTGCCAGCTATTTAGTTGTAACAAAGCGCTAA